The following nucleotide sequence is from Prosthecobacter sp..
CATTCGCCACGGCGGTCCAGGCGGCGAGTTCGGCGATGTCAGAGCCAGCTTCGGCAGGTCCAAGCGGCTCGGTGGCCATCTTCGCCGCGGCGGCGGGGTCTTTTTGATACGCGGCAAGGCTCTCGGCGTGCAGTTGCGTCAGCGCGGTGACTTCATGTGCGATGGGTTCGCGGCTGAGGCAGAGTTTGAAGAGGTGGATGAGGCGTTCCGACGTGGATTTGGCCTCACGCACAATCCGCCGCGCCATGGCCTGATGTGTTTCGATGAAGACGGGGTCGTTCAGCGTCACGAAGGCCTGCAGCGGCGTGTTCGTGCGGCTGCGGCGGATCATGCAGACCTCGCGGTTGCCGGCGTCGAAGGTGGTGAAGCTAGCGTAGGGCGAATTGCGCCGCACTTCGGTGTAGAGGCTGCGGCGGTGGGCGTCCTCGCCTTTGCTGACTTCCCAATCGTTGCTGCGGCCAAAGGCGGTGCTGAGGCCCATATTGGGTGTGACGGGACGCACGGGCACTCCGAACATTTTTTCGCTGAGCAGGCCGCTCACAGCGAGCGCTTGATCGCGCAGCAGTTCGCCGGTGGGACGGAAGCGCGGGCCGCGGGCGAGCAGGCGGTTGTCGGGATCGCGGTCGTTGAGTTCGGGCGTGGATTTGGAGCTTTGGCGATACGCCTCACTCGTGAGCATCAGCTTGAGCATGTGCTTGATGTCCCAGCCGCTGTCCATCAACTCGGCGGCGAGCCAGTCGAGCAATTCGGGATGGAAGGGCAGATCGCCCTGGCTGCCGAACTCCTCGCTGCTGCGCACGATGCCGGTGCCGAAGATGCTTTCCCACAGGCGGTTCACCGTGACGCGGGCGGTGAGCGGGTTGTCGCGGCTCACGAGCCACTGTGCCATCGTGAGTCGATTGCGCGGCGCGTTGGCGGGCAGCGGATTGAAAACGGCGGGCGTGGCCTCGCTGACCTCGGCGTCGAGAGCCTGCCAGTTGCCGCGAAGTTGGATTTTGGTGACGCGGCGCTGCTTCGGATCGAGATCGCGCATGATCGGCACGGTCAGCGGCTTGATCGCGGCGAGCTCCTTGTTTGCAGCGGCGACGCGTGTGCGCTCAGTAGCAGATTCTTTGGCGACGTTGCGCACATAGTAATCCGTGACGGCTTTTTGCTGCTCGGGTGTGCGTTTGGCCTGCGCGACGAGTGCAGCGATGATGTTCTGCGGCACCTTGGTGACCTGTTGCACGCGGGCATCGCCAGTGAAACCGAGGCGGAAGCTGCCGAGGGTGTGCTGTTTGAACTCGCTGTTGTGCGCGATGGTCACACGCAGCGTCGATCCAGGCGGCACCACAACGGGCGAAGGCGCGAGCAAGGTGAGCGCGTGCGGCTTGTCGGTGGCTCCGCCGATGCCCCAGCCTTGGTTGGTCTTGTCCTTCGACTTCAACACCGACGCTGCGGTGAATCCAGTCTGCTCATAGTCCGCAATCGCCGTGGTGAAGCTCACGGGCACGGGACCAGCGACGGCGAAAGTCTTGTCTTTGTCCGGACCGGGGGTGCTTGCACTTTTCCACACGATCTGGCGTTTGTCATCGAGCAGCACGACGTGAAAGCCATCGAGACGCTTGCCGACGCTGCCATCGGTGCGATTCCACACGACGATGCGATCAATCGCCTGCGCGGCCTTCAGATCGACTTCCCACCACGGATCGTTGTCGCTGCCGGAGGTATGCGCGACGCTGCCTTTGGCGTAGTTGCCCTCGGTGTTGCCATCATTGGCGCGTTTCGCGGCGGCATCGGTGTACAGGCTGCTCTGCGTCGCCACGCCTTTGAGCGCGATATTGTCTTTGCCGCTGAACGCCTGCACTTCAGCGAGTTGCAGCGTCTTCTTGTCGCCTGGCAGCTCGATGCGCACATAGCGCGCACTCGGCGCGGCCTTGGTGGCCGGCGGAACGACTTCGGCTTTGAGATCGGTGATGACGAAGTTGCCGAAACCGGTGGCGGGAATAGTTTCGAGCCGCAGCGCGCTGAGTTTATCGCCGGTGGCAGGGACTTCGACGGTGTAGATGTTCGTGTCGCTGTTCTTCGCGATCAAAACTGAGCCGTCGTCGCGAATGGTGGCGGCTTCATTCATCTTCGCGGTCGCTTTGACGGGCTTTGGCGTTTGCCAGCCGAGATCGCGGGCGAAGCCGGTGTCCCAAGCCGCGAGTCCGGCGAGCCATGCGGCCTCGGGTGTCGTGAATTTTTTCTCCAGCGTGTCGATCTCGTTTTTGAGGCGCTCGCGTTGTTGTTTCAGCTCCGGCGTGTCGAAGCTGTGCAGCGGCACCTCGTCTTTTTTGTCGCTGTCGGCGCTTTGGTTGAGGAAGGCGTAGAACTGGAAGTACTCGTTGATGGTGATGGGGTCGTATTTGTGCGTATGGCACTGCGCGCAGGCCATCGTGGTGCCCATCCAGACGGCGAAGGTCGTGTTCACGCGGTCGATGACCGCCGCGTTGCGGAATTCCTCGTCGTCGGTGCCGCCTTCGTTCTGCGTCATCGTGTTGCGATGAAACGCGGTGGCAATGAGCTGGTCATCCGTCGGTTTCGGCAGCAAATCGCCGGCGTTTTGCTCGATGGTGAACTGGTCGAAGGGCATGTTCGTGTTAAGCGCGCGGATCACCCAATCGCGGTAGGCCCAGATCTCACGCGGCTGATCGCTCGGGTAGCCGGAGCTGTCGGCGTAACGCGCGAGATCGAGCCACTGGCGGGCCCAGTGCTCGCCGTAGGCGGGTTTGTTGAGGTAGTGAGCGACGATCTTGTCGTGCGACTGTTTGGCTAGTGTGTTGAGTTCTTCGAGAGTCGGCGGCAGGCCGGTCAAATCGAGCGCCACGCGGCGGATCAGCGTTGCCACATCGGCTTCCGGCGAAAACTTCAGTCCTTCTTGGGTCAGTCGCTGCACGAGGAAAGCATCCACCGGATTCTTCGCACCTGCTGGCACTTGGGGGCGCACGACCTTTTCATAGCTCCAATGCTTCCCCCACTTCGCGCCTTGTTTGATCCATTCTTTGAGCAAGGCGACCTGCACGGGCGAGATCGTCTTGTGCTGCTTCGGCGGCGGCATGACCTCGTCGGGGTCTTTCGACACGATGCGCTCGATGAGGGCGCTTTTGTCGGGGTTTCCCGGCACCACGGCGATGACGCCGTCGTTGCTCTTCTTGGAGCTCGTTTCGTCATCAAGGCGCAGGCCAGCCTCGCGCTTCTTTTCATCCGGGCCGTGGCAGAAGTAACAATTCTCCGACAAAATCGGGCGGATTTCCTTGGAGAAGCTGATGGGACGCGAAGCAGGCTCCGCGAGGGCGGACGAAACGATGGCGAGAGTGATGAGTGGGCGAATCACGGAGTGTGATACGTCTGGCAAGGTTCAATCTTGAGTCGTGGCGGCATTCTCCATCAACCAAGTTGCCGCATTCGATTCACGGGCTGCCGCTGCCATCCAGGCGATACTGCAATCCGGAGTCGTTCAGGGCCAGGAACCGCATCGCTCCTTTAACTTCTGGATCGTGCATAAAGGGGGCTTTGAAGATGCGGCCCTTGAAGATGCCATGGGTCGGCGTGTAGCCTTCGCGGAGGTTTTCAATGGTGGCCTTCTCATCACCTTCGACAATGAAGTCAGCCCCAGCGGCGAGGGCGGCGGCGGCCACACCGGCGATTTCTTGGGCGTTTCGCTTGTCCCGCACATCTACAGCACCTTGACGGACACCGCCAAAAGCCATCATCGCAAGGCTGAACATGATGCCGATGATCATGATGGCCATCAGCAGCTCCACCAGGCTGAATCCAGAGGCGGACCTGCCAGACTTGGAGCCCTGATGGGGTGCGGTTTGCATGCCAAGAACCTTTGTAATGGAATTCTTGGCCGCCACAATAGTTCGACCATTCAGTTTCATGTAAACAAGTATTGGCTGTGCGTAGGAGAGTGATAGCCAAGAGATCAAGCAGCCGAAAAGGTCAAGCAGCCGTCGAGACGGTCAAAACAGCCCCGCTTAGACCCCCCTGCCCTCCTGGCAGCGCAGCCTTGACCCGCCCTTGCCACCTTGCGCCTCCGCTCCATACTCCGCGCCCTCTTTCCAGCCCATGTCCGCCGTCCCCACCGCCGCCCAGATCCGCCAGAGCTTCCTCGATTTCTTCAAATCGAAGGACCACACCATCGTCCCCAGTGACAACGTCGGCTACACCAGCCGCGACGGCGCGCGCATCTTCACGAACGCGGGCATGAACCAGTTCGTGCCCATCTTCCTCGGCGAGCGCAGCGCGGATGTGGATACCTGGCCGGGCGTGCTGCACAAAGGCCTGCCCACACGCGCGGCGGACACGCAGAAGTGCATCCGCGCCGGCGGCAAGCACAACGACCTCGAAGACGTCGGCCTCGACACCTACCACCACACGCTCTTCGAGATGCTCGGCAACTGGTCCTTCGGCGACTACTTCAAGAAGGAAGCCATCTCCTGGGCTTGGGAACTCATCATCGAGAAGTGGAAGTTCCCGCCGACACGCGTGTTCGCCACCATCTACCAGCCCGGCGCTGGCGACCCCGCCGACCGCGATCAGGAAGCCTGGGACATCTGGGCCGAGAAGTTCCGCGGCATCGGCCTCGATCCCGACATCCACATCGTCAACGGCAACAAGAAGGACAACTTCTGGATGATGGGCGACACCGGCCCCTGCGGCCCCTGCACCGAGATCCACATCGACCTCACGCCCGGCGCCCCGAACCTCGACGAAGACCGCCAGCGCGCCGGAGCCAAGCTCGTCAACGGCAGCGACGCGAGCTGCATCGAGATCTGGAACAACGTCTTCATTCAATACAACGCGAACCCCGATGGCTCGTTCGTCCCGCTGCCCGCGAAGCATGTGGACACCGGCATGGGCTTCGAGCGCGTGTGCTCCATCATCCAAGGCACGAAGAACTTCACCGACTTCGAGAACGCCAAGATCAGCAACTACGACACCGACGTCTTCAAACCCATCTTCGACGAGCTGACGAAGATGTGCGGCAAGACCTACCAAAGCACGCTGCCGAAAGCCAACGCCCAGGGCCACGTCGTGCCCGTGACCGAGCAGGAGAAAATCGACGTCGCCTTCCGCGTCATCGCCGACCACCTGCGCACGCTCAGCTTTGCCATCGCCGACGGCATCCAGCCCGGCAACTCCGACCGCAACTACACGCTGCGTCGTATCCTCCGCCGCGCCGTGAAGTATGGCCGCACGCTCGAGTTCAAAGAGCCGTTCTTCTACAAGCTCGTCGATGTCCTCGCCCAGCACATGGGCGATGTGTTCCCCGAACTGCGCACCAAGAAGGAGCAGGTCAAAGCCGTGCTCAAGCTGGAGGAGGAAGCGTTCAATCGGACGTTGGATAAGGGCATTGAAATCTTTGAAACGATCGTTGGCTGGCGTGAGTTGTTGGAGAGCGTGGCATCTGTCTGTTTGTCGCCATCCAAGGACGATGAAGAGTTTTCAAAATGGTGCGTTGGAGTGAGTCACGGCATCGAAGGCGGAGATGATGCATCCGTGCGTCATGAAGAAGGAGAGTTCTTGATTAAAGTAAGGAACATAGGTCGGTCTGTTGAATTGGCAGATGATGTTCCGGGATCGTTGGCCGCAGCTAGATCGAAGCTATCAGAGCTCGCCGTGACTGCGAAAAATCTGCAGCACATTACGTCCATTCCAGGTGCCTCAGTGTTCCAGCTTTACGACACCTTTGGCTTCCCTCTCGACCTCACTGAGCTTCTCGCCCGCGAACGCGGCCTCACCGTGGACACCAAAGGCTTCGATGAGCTGATGGAAAAACAAAAGGCGATGGCTCGCGAGGCTGGCAAGAAGAACAAGCAAGTCGTCTCCGTCAGCGAGATCGAAACCAAGGCCCCGACCAAGTTCATCGGTTACGACACGCTCGAAGCCGACGTGCGCGTGTTGGAAGTCGTCTCGATGAAGGACAAAAACGCCGTCGTGCTCGATGTCTCCACCTGCTACGCCGAGATGGGCGGACAGGTTGGCGATGCGGGTCAGTTGATCCTCGGCGCGAACACCTTCCCGATCAGCGCCACCACCAAGGTCGGCAACACCTGGCTGCACTTCCTCGAAGGCGATGAGACACCCGCCGTGGACTCCACCGTGAAGCTCGTCGTCGATGCGCCGCGTCGTCACGCTATTGAGCGTCATCACACCGTCACGCACATCCTGCATTGGGCGCTGCATGAAGTTGTGAGCAAGGACGCCACGCAGAAAGGCTCCAGCGTCACGCCTGACAAGCTCACCTTCGACTTCAACAGCGCCGCGCTCACCGCGCAGCAGCTTGCCGACATCGAGCGCCTCGTGAATGAACGCATCGTCGCCAACGACCCCGTTTCCTGGAGCGAAGTGCCCTACGTCGAAGCCAAGGCCAACAACGGCATCATGGCCCTCTTCGGCGAGAAGTATGGCGACCTCGTCCGCGTCGTGCAGATCGGCGGTCAGCCCCACAAGCTCGATGGTTGGAGCATGGAACTCTGCGGCGGCACCCACACGCGCGGCACCGGCGAGATCGGCCTCTTCCGCCTCGTCGGCGAAAGCGCCGTCGCCGCTGGCGTGCGCCGCATCGAAGCCATCGCCGGCCTCGAAGCCTACAACGCCGCCCGCGCCGATGCTGACCTCATCAAGCAACTCTGCGGCAAAGTCAGCGCCCAAGGAGCACACGACATCGAGAAGAAGCTCGAAGCCTTGCTCGAACAGCAGAAGACGCTGGAGAAGAACCTCAAAGCCGCGCAGCAACGCGAAGCCTCCGGCCGCGCCAAAGACCTCCTCAGCAAAGCCGAGAACAACGCCATCATCGTGAACCTCGGCGATGTCGATGCCGACTACGCCGTGGCCGTGAGCGATGCCTTGAAAGGCAGCTTCAACGGCATCGTCGTCCTCGCCACCACCGGCGGTGGCAACGTCGCGCTGATTGCTTCGGTCGCCAAAGACCATCAAGCCAAGGTCCAGGCCGGCAAGATCATCCAAACCATCGCCCCCATTGTCGGTGGCAAAGGCGGCGGCAAGCCCGACTTTGCACGTGGCGGTGGCAAGGATGTCTCCAAGGTCGATGCGGCTCTAGCAGAGGCCCGGAGGCTGATCGGGTAATGTAGTCCCGCCTTTAGGCGGTTCTGGGCGCGTGGTAAACGTGCGTCTCTTCCAGAACCGGCTGAAGCCGGGACTACAGAACAGCCTTGCGTCATTCGCACGTCTGAGCTGAAATCCTGGCATGTATGCGTGGCGAAAATGGACGCCTGAGATGCGCGAGGAGGTGCTGGTACGCCGGAAGTTGTTGAACCGTCCGTGGCACGGCCCGCCGCATTATACCGGACAGCAGACGAGCCAGTATCTCATCACCGGCACCTCTTACGAACACACTCCGATCCTCGGGGCCGCTCACGAGCGCATGGATGCATTCGTTCCGCTTTTACATCAGGCATTCGAAGAAGCTCATGCCGTCATCCACGCTTGGTGCATCCTTCCGAACCACTACCATGTGCTGACGACAACCTCCGATCTTCCAGCGCTTCTTGCACGACTGGAAAAACTGCATGGCAGCACCTCCTTCACCTGGAACGGCGAGGACAATGCACGAGGCCGCCAATGCTGGCATCGCGCCACTGACCGCGCGATGCGCAGTGAAGCTCATTTCTGGGCGACCGTGAACTACATCCACCACAACGCGGTGAAGCATGGTTACGTCGCCAAATGGACGGACTGGCCGTGGTCGAGTTCGCATGATTACTTGCGCGAGACGGGGCGAGATGAAGCGGCGCGTATTTGGAAGGCTTACCCGCTGGGCGACTATGGTGCCGGGTGGGATGATTGACGTTTGAGCATTGTAGTCCCGGCTTTAGCCGGCTCTGGAAAAGGGTGCGCCTTCACCACACGCCCAGAACCGCCTGAAGGCGGAACTACAGTGCCCGGAACCGGCTGAAGCCGGGACTACAGTGCGAAGAAGACGCAGCGGACACATTTCCTGCATGACAGGACACCTTGAGCATGGAGCATCCACACTTTCCCATCCCCATGCGCCGTCTCGACCAACTGCTCGCCTCCCTCGGTTACTGTTCACGTCGCGAGGCCATGGCGTTCGTCAAAGAAGGCCGGGTGAAGCTGGGTGGCGTGGTTGTGAAGCGCTCGGATCAACGCGTCGATTCAGCGCTCATCACAGTCGATGACCAGCCGCTCGAAGCGCCGGAGGGATTGCTGGCCATGCTGCACAAGCCGGTGGGTTATGCCTGCACGCACAGTCAGGATGAAGGGCCAAATATTTATGAGCTGCTTCCCGCTCACTGGCCGGATCGCAACCCTGCGGTGACGAGCGTGGGGCGACTGGACAAGGACACGAGCGGCCTGCTGCTCGTCACCGACATCGGCAGCCTCGTGCATCGTTTCACCTCGCCAAAAGCGGAGGTGGAGAAGGTCTATCTCGCCGAACTCGACCGCGAGCTCGATCCACACCTTGTGGACATCTTTGCCAAGGGCGATCTCATGCTGCGTGGCGAGGACAAGCCGTGCCTGCCCGCCAAACTCGAGATTGTTTCATCGAAAACCGCCCGTCTCACGATCACGGAAGGCCGTTATCATCAGGTGCGGCGCATGTTCGCCAGCCAGGGCTGGCATGTGGAGGAGCTGCATCGCGAACGCTTTGGTCCGTATGAACTGGGCGATCTCACCGAAGGCGAGTGGCGGATGATTCCGGTGGAACAAGCGTCACGCTGACGACGCTACTGAGCCGGCAGCGCCTGAAGAGCACCCAAGCAGCGCCCAAGTAGAAACCTTGGGCGCTGCGTCTGAGTCCATTTTCAGACGGAACCTGCATCAGTCTCGATCACGGTCATGACCGCGATGCCGCTGGCTTTTTCCCACGGAGGCACGAGTGGACGAGCCAATGTTGACGCTCGGTGAACGGAACGACGAGGAAGTGCGGTTGTTCAGAATGAACGGAGAGGAGCGGCTGCGATTTTGCCACGAACTCGAGGAGCCCGAGGAGCGTGACCAGGATCTACCATCGTTCCAGCGATTCCAATTGCTCACACCCACCGAGGAGTGGCGATGTTGATGGTGAGGGGAACTCCGAACGATGGGACGAGAGTAATAATTCGTGGCCACTCCATAAGTTCTATACGGGTAGAAGGGCCTCGAATAGTTGCTCCCGTAATAAACGGGGCGGTTGTAGGCCGGGCGGCCATAGGCGTAGCCCGGAGAGTAAACGTCGCATGACGATAACGCACACGCGGCGGCGACAGCACCGAGAGTGGTGAGAATTTTTGTTTTCATGGTGTCAGTTTTGACGAGGGGATTGGGGTTCCATTCAGAATCAACTCTCCCCCGACCACGGCTGCAGACGGAGTTGAACGTCACTCGCAGCCGTCGATGAAGGATACGCTGTCCACGTCCTCTCCGTATGTCCACCTGATCCCCTACTTCCGCCATCAGGGTTACCCTTAGAGCCCGGAAGAAGCACGGGTTCCGGGCTGTCTCGTTGAGGGCGAATGGCGCCTGATTCCCATGGAACAAACTCCGCGCTGAAGACGTTCATGAGGCCATGAAACCGTTGCTCTTTCTCCTCACACTGGTCTTTGCCACAATCTCGCTCGCGGACCGGCCCAACATCGTGCTCGTGCTGGCGGATGACCTCGGTTATGGCGATCTGGCGTGTTTTGGCGCGAAGGATGTGCAGACGCCAAACCTCGACCGTTTTGCCAGTGAAGGGCTGCGCTTCACGAGCTGCTACGCGGGTCATGCGAACTGCTCGCCCTCACGCACGGCACTCATGACGGGCCGCACGCCGACGCGCGTGGGCGTGCGCAACTGGATTCCCGAAGACTCGCCTGTGCATGTGAGGCGCAGCGAGATCACCATTGCCAAACTGCTGCAACAGTCCGGCTACACGACCTGCCACAGCGGCAAGTGGCACATGAACGGTGAATTCAACAAGCCCACGCAGCCGCAGCCGGGCGATCACGGTTTCGATCATTGGTTCTCCACGCAGAACAACGCGTATCCGAGCCATCGCAATCCCGACAACTTCGTGCGCAACGGCAAGGAGGTGGGCAAACTCGAAGGCTATGCCGCGCATCATGTGGCGGATGAGGCGCTGCGCTGGCTGGATGCACGTGACAAGGCGAAACCGTTCTTCCTCTACGTCTGCTTTCATGAGCCGCACGAACCCATCGCCTCCGATGCGAAGTACACCGCGCTTTATCCACACGACGATCCCGCCTACAGCGCGCACCACGGCAACATCACGCAGATGGACGATGCCTTTGGCCGCGTGATGAAGAAGCTCGATGAATCCGGGCTGCGTGATAACACGCTGGTGCTCTTCACCAGTGACAACGGTCCCGCGATCACCGCGCAGCACCCTTACGGCTCCTCCGGGCCATTGCGTGACAAAAAGGGGTCCATGTGGGAGGGGGGCATCCGCGTGCCGGGCATTCTGCGCTGGCCGGGCAAAACCAAACCGGGCACGACAAGCGACGAACCAATCTGCCACGTCGATTTTCTGCCGACCGCCTGCGCCATCACCGGCATCACACCACCAGGTGATCGCGTGCTCGACGGCGCCAACTGGCTGCCGGTGCTGGAAGGCGGCCAGGTGGAACGCAAAACGCCGCTCTACTGGCATTTCAACCGCGCCTCGGGTGAGCCAAAAGTTGCCATGCGCGTCGGTGATTGGAAAATCCTCGCCATGCTCGACAAAACGCCGCCGCCACGCAGCAACGACATCACCGAGCAGGAGGAACGCGATTTCAAAGAGGCGGCGCTCAAAAATTTCATGCTCTTCAACCTGCGCGCCGACATCGGCGAGAAGAACGATCTCGCCGCGAGCGAGTCCGCGAAACTCACCGAGATGAAAGCCCTGCTGGAAACCAAATACGCCGAAGTTCGAGCCGAGTCACCGATGTGGCCCGTGTGGACGTTTACCGGCAGCGAGGGGAAGAAGATCGAATGGCCGGACTATGTGAAAAAGAAGAAGGCTGCCCCGGCAAAGAAGCAGCCTTGATCTGGATCAATGCCAGCCGTGACGACTGTGACCGTGGCCGCCGCCGTAACCACCGCTGTAGCCGCTGCGGCACACCGGCGGGGTGGGAGCGCAGTGGGAGTGCGAGCGGTAGCTGCTGTAGCCGTAACT
It contains:
- a CDS encoding DUF1553 domain-containing protein — protein: MIRPLITLAIVSSALAEPASRPISFSKEIRPILSENCYFCHGPDEKKREAGLRLDDETSSKKSNDGVIAVVPGNPDKSALIERIVSKDPDEVMPPPKQHKTISPVQVALLKEWIKQGAKWGKHWSYEKVVRPQVPAGAKNPVDAFLVQRLTQEGLKFSPEADVATLIRRVALDLTGLPPTLEELNTLAKQSHDKIVAHYLNKPAYGEHWARQWLDLARYADSSGYPSDQPREIWAYRDWVIRALNTNMPFDQFTIEQNAGDLLPKPTDDQLIATAFHRNTMTQNEGGTDDEEFRNAAVIDRVNTTFAVWMGTTMACAQCHTHKYDPITINEYFQFYAFLNQSADSDKKDEVPLHSFDTPELKQQRERLKNEIDTLEKKFTTPEAAWLAGLAAWDTGFARDLGWQTPKPVKATAKMNEAATIRDDGSVLIAKNSDTNIYTVEVPATGDKLSALRLETIPATGFGNFVITDLKAEVVPPATKAAPSARYVRIELPGDKKTLQLAEVQAFSGKDNIALKGVATQSSLYTDAAAKRANDGNTEGNYAKGSVAHTSGSDNDPWWEVDLKAAQAIDRIVVWNRTDGSVGKRLDGFHVVLLDDKRQIVWKSASTPGPDKDKTFAVAGPVPVSFTTAIADYEQTGFTAASVLKSKDKTNQGWGIGGATDKPHALTLLAPSPVVVPPGSTLRVTIAHNSEFKQHTLGSFRLGFTGDARVQQVTKVPQNIIAALVAQAKRTPEQQKAVTDYYVRNVAKESATERTRVAAANKELAAIKPLTVPIMRDLDPKQRRVTKIQLRGNWQALDAEVSEATPAVFNPLPANAPRNRLTMAQWLVSRDNPLTARVTVNRLWESIFGTGIVRSSEEFGSQGDLPFHPELLDWLAAELMDSGWDIKHMLKLMLTSEAYRQSSKSTPELNDRDPDNRLLARGPRFRPTGELLRDQALAVSGLLSEKMFGVPVRPVTPNMGLSTAFGRSNDWEVSKGEDAHRRSLYTEVRRNSPYASFTTFDAGNREVCMIRRSRTNTPLQAFVTLNDPVFIETHQAMARRIVREAKSTSERLIHLFKLCLSREPIAHEVTALTQLHAESLAAYQKDPAAAAKMATEPLGPAEAGSDIAELAAWTAVANVVMNLDEFLMRR
- a CDS encoding type II secretion system protein: MKLNGRTIVAAKNSITKVLGMQTAPHQGSKSGRSASGFSLVELLMAIMIIGIMFSLAMMAFGGVRQGAVDVRDKRNAQEIAGVAAAALAAGADFIVEGDEKATIENLREGYTPTHGIFKGRIFKAPFMHDPEVKGAMRFLALNDSGLQYRLDGSGSP
- a CDS encoding alanine--tRNA ligase encodes the protein MSAVPTAAQIRQSFLDFFKSKDHTIVPSDNVGYTSRDGARIFTNAGMNQFVPIFLGERSADVDTWPGVLHKGLPTRAADTQKCIRAGGKHNDLEDVGLDTYHHTLFEMLGNWSFGDYFKKEAISWAWELIIEKWKFPPTRVFATIYQPGAGDPADRDQEAWDIWAEKFRGIGLDPDIHIVNGNKKDNFWMMGDTGPCGPCTEIHIDLTPGAPNLDEDRQRAGAKLVNGSDASCIEIWNNVFIQYNANPDGSFVPLPAKHVDTGMGFERVCSIIQGTKNFTDFENAKISNYDTDVFKPIFDELTKMCGKTYQSTLPKANAQGHVVPVTEQEKIDVAFRVIADHLRTLSFAIADGIQPGNSDRNYTLRRILRRAVKYGRTLEFKEPFFYKLVDVLAQHMGDVFPELRTKKEQVKAVLKLEEEAFNRTLDKGIEIFETIVGWRELLESVASVCLSPSKDDEEFSKWCVGVSHGIEGGDDASVRHEEGEFLIKVRNIGRSVELADDVPGSLAAARSKLSELAVTAKNLQHITSIPGASVFQLYDTFGFPLDLTELLARERGLTVDTKGFDELMEKQKAMAREAGKKNKQVVSVSEIETKAPTKFIGYDTLEADVRVLEVVSMKDKNAVVLDVSTCYAEMGGQVGDAGQLILGANTFPISATTKVGNTWLHFLEGDETPAVDSTVKLVVDAPRRHAIERHHTVTHILHWALHEVVSKDATQKGSSVTPDKLTFDFNSAALTAQQLADIERLVNERIVANDPVSWSEVPYVEAKANNGIMALFGEKYGDLVRVVQIGGQPHKLDGWSMELCGGTHTRGTGEIGLFRLVGESAVAAGVRRIEAIAGLEAYNAARADADLIKQLCGKVSAQGAHDIEKKLEALLEQQKTLEKNLKAAQQREASGRAKDLLSKAENNAIIVNLGDVDADYAVAVSDALKGSFNGIVVLATTGGGNVALIASVAKDHQAKVQAGKIIQTIAPIVGGKGGGKPDFARGGGKDVSKVDAALAEARRLIG
- a CDS encoding pseudouridine synthase — translated: MRRLDQLLASLGYCSRREAMAFVKEGRVKLGGVVVKRSDQRVDSALITVDDQPLEAPEGLLAMLHKPVGYACTHSQDEGPNIYELLPAHWPDRNPAVTSVGRLDKDTSGLLLVTDIGSLVHRFTSPKAEVEKVYLAELDRELDPHLVDIFAKGDLMLRGEDKPCLPAKLEIVSSKTARLTITEGRYHQVRRMFASQGWHVEELHRERFGPYELGDLTEGEWRMIPVEQASR
- a CDS encoding sulfatase; the protein is MKPLLFLLTLVFATISLADRPNIVLVLADDLGYGDLACFGAKDVQTPNLDRFASEGLRFTSCYAGHANCSPSRTALMTGRTPTRVGVRNWIPEDSPVHVRRSEITIAKLLQQSGYTTCHSGKWHMNGEFNKPTQPQPGDHGFDHWFSTQNNAYPSHRNPDNFVRNGKEVGKLEGYAAHHVADEALRWLDARDKAKPFFLYVCFHEPHEPIASDAKYTALYPHDDPAYSAHHGNITQMDDAFGRVMKKLDESGLRDNTLVLFTSDNGPAITAQHPYGSSGPLRDKKGSMWEGGIRVPGILRWPGKTKPGTTSDEPICHVDFLPTACAITGITPPGDRVLDGANWLPVLEGGQVERKTPLYWHFNRASGEPKVAMRVGDWKILAMLDKTPPPRSNDITEQEERDFKEAALKNFMLFNLRADIGEKNDLAASESAKLTEMKALLETKYAEVRAESPMWPVWTFTGSEGKKIEWPDYVKKKKAAPAKKQP